The Campylobacter ureolyticus ACS-301-V-Sch3b genomic sequence ACCCAATGAGAGGAATTCCAAGCCTAATGTCAAATTTGCCATATCTTAAAATTTCATTATCAATATTGTTTAGAATATTTTTAATAACATTTAAATTTGGATATTTTGGCAGATTTTTAAATGTATAGTTTAAAACAGCTGCGTGAAAAATATGAGTGAAATTTTCATTATTTGATATGGTTTTTATAACTTCACCTGGCTTTAAAGGGCTATTTTTAAGCTTTTCTTGCATCAAACATTCAAGCTCTCCACCGCCACATCTACAAAAAAATGCCCTTGAAACACCACTACCAAGTAGCATTAGAGTATTTGATGGATTTACTAAAATATCAGCTTTT encodes the following:
- a CDS encoding macro domain-containing protein; translation: MISYEVSIKQGDLLDEKADILVNPSNTLMLLGSGVSRAFFCRCGGGELECLMQEKLKNSPLKPGEVIKTISNNENFTHIFHAAVLNYTFKNLPKYPNLNVIKNILNNIDNEILRYGKFDIRLGIPLIGCGIGGLSKKEVINLYKKHFIKNNSANIKCRVVIYGYTKEDFDLINEIFKKDI